The Arachis ipaensis cultivar K30076 chromosome B03, Araip1.1, whole genome shotgun sequence region CGAATCCGAGAGACACTCTTTTTCCTGCCATCGAGGTTTTTCCCATGAAAGATTTTTTCTCGgggaggttttaatgaggccgaTCACTTCGCACCTTCTATATCGGAAGGTTTCATCAAAACATTCAAAATAATATTTAGTATCTTTCACTAATTCTATCTAACCAACAAAATAAAGTTGGAAATCCAAAATATGCGGTTAAAGcaaaacatcattcatcaaacTTCAAACAAGCATACGGATCCATACAAGTattggtgtttaacaccagaccATCCATCAAAATATACAAAATAGAAAAGTTTACCAAATTACAAACAAAAAGTCATGCAAATAAAAGTACTAAAGTTAATCAAATTTTTCGACAGTTTTCACATTATCATCTTCTCCTTTACCACCTGCCTCATCGTCCACAAGTTTGCCATTCACCATAATTTTAGTAACGTCAAGGTTGCTGGCGCCAAAATCGGGAGAAAAAGCCGTCACCTGACTCATAGCGCGGTCACAACCCGCTTCAAACATTTTCAACACCTCATTTTCAAGCTCATGAACCCTAGAAATTAGTTTTCCTTTTCCATTGTTAGCATCCTTGATCTGGCCTTGCAAAGTTTGGATCTGATCATGCAGCTTTGACATTTCTTCCTCTTTGCTCTTTATTTTGGAGGTCGCATCGATGATAACTTCATCTCTTTCCTTCAGGGGTTTCTCTATTTCCAATACCCTACTCGTCTCTTTCCTCTCTTCAACTCTGAGTAGCTCCGTAGTCCAACCCATACAGAGAATCCTAGCACCAAGAACCTGAAACGTATGCAAAAAGCTCGGTTACAAGtggtcaaaacaaaaaaaatttggaaACTTTCTTTCTTACCTGCATGTATTGCCCCACCACCTCTTTCCAACCTCCTTCAGCAAATTCACATCAACTAGATACTGAGCAACCTTGTCATCCAACTCGGGAAACGAAAATCTTTCACTCCAAACAGAATGGGCATTCATGCCCCTAAGAAAGCCATGAAGACGCATCTGCTTCCCAAATTCGTTGCCCTCTCTAAATTCTAAATTTGCAACAAAAAGAACTTCAAGAGATTTCTCTGAGTCTGGCTTTTTTCTTTTCACAGGACGAGCACTAGATTGTGTCGTATCCATCCCCACGTCTTTACCAGCAAAGGAAACTTGCttgtcatttttctttttctgatCTAGGAATGATCTCATCCGTGTTGAGGACAAGCTCGGAACTTTTCCATTTGTCACAAAGAGTGGAAGTTAGCCAGAGAAGCATACCTTACGCAAAATAAAATCCCCACCCCATGTTGGTAACTTACCTATATATTCCCTCAAAGCTTCTTTATCATTTTCCACTTTTAACATATTCGAAATAGACAATAACTTTCCTGACAAAAAACAATCTATCAAAAATTCCAAAATCAAATTTTCTTCCTTATCCCTCCTCAAAGCATCTAATATTTGCATCGGTTCGGGACACTAATAAAGAGGAAATTTTTTCCCTAACTCATCATCTAAGAAAAAGGGATATTTAGTTTCGGATGGGTGCACTTTTACAAATATTTCTTTAAAATTCTTAAAGGAAGATTTATATAAAACAAATAGAGACCGCCTTTGGTAATTACTAAGATTTACCCAGAGATCTCTGTGCACCCCCTTTGTCTGGAACAATGAGAAAAAGATATTTAGAGAAGGTGGAGTCTCCAAGAACTCCATCAGACACTCATAGGCTCGAAGGAAAGCCTACAAGTTAGGATGTAATTGTGACGGAGCACAATTCAATTGCGTCAATACTTTGTATTccaaattcgaaaataaaaaccTAACATTCAACTTAGtcaagacacaaacataaaaatAGAAGTAAGCCCAATCACCCTTTTTCTTACACATTCTCTCCTCACCACGATTGGGAGGAGCTCCACACCAACCGACACACCATCCCTAACCCAGTTACCAGCATTAAGTTCAGAAATCTTTTCTATACTATAGTAAAGGGAAGCACAACATTTGGCATCAACATGCACCCACACATACAACTCATCTTTTACCTCTATCACTTTATCTCTAGCCATGAAGGGCAGGAAAGAAGACAAGAAGTGAACAagctaagaaaataaaaatactaaccTTTCAAAATCATTTCTCCATTAGATAAAGTTTGTGCAAGTAAAACAAAATCTATTCCCAACGTGTGAATAAGAGAGGGTAATAAAAGATCCAAAAAACCCACTATCACACGATCTAAGTCATTTATAATCACTAGCCATTTGATCAATGAAACTGTTCAGCTACTataaaaaataaatggtcctGATTTTCTCGAGATAACCGCATGGCAATAATTATTACACAAAGCACATTAAAAATAGCACGCACCCTTGGTATTCCTTAAAAATATGTTCAAACCCAAGCTTGTCAGTGTTAAATAAAACAACCGCGTGTTGACCTTGGGGGCTACTAGGACAAGCTTACAAAGTTTCTGAGGTATAACGTTACGACAAAAGCTCAACTTGCTCACAACAAAATGATGTAAGAGTAAGTCAAGTTTAGGGGCTGTGATCTGTACTCAAATAACTCGGACGCACGACGCTATACCTCGAAATCGACTTTTAAATATTGAAAACTTCGCACTATCAAGTAACCATTTTTCAGCACCTCTGTAGTGCCTACCCATATCTCGCCATAGCATATACAGTTCGGTTACTATTGCACAACATTAAATAGACGATAATCAAGACTATAGAGAGACATCGAATCGTCATTAGATAACTTTAAAAATATTCACTAATATTGATATTGACTTGACCgtcaaaaattttttttgcaGGTCTAAGTACGAGTCAAATTTTCGAAGAATATATAATCCGATCGAAGGTGTTGAAGTAGGAGTCTTCCCGGTGTTAAGAGCTACCTCAGTGTAGTTCCTGGCTGGAAcaatttttatactaaaaaactTTCACTATTTACTAGACTTGTACGTGACTATGTGTCACATTTTAAATGGATTAGAACAAAAGTGGTGGTTTGACCCGAAATAAATGTTTGCTAGACctaggggtggcaagcggggaagcccgcccGGCCAAAAGCTTGTCCCGCGTCCCGCNNNNNNNNNNNNNNNNNNNNNNNNNNTTctgttttttacttttaactattataatttctaaaagtataaacaaattataatttttatattcacaaacattaaagtctttgtaattataaatatctaataaacataattataaaccaagttttcatccaaaacataattatgaATATTGTTCccaaagaaaaataaacataatccaaaacataattataaatattgtctctaaaacaaaataaacataatccaaaacactcaattttcattttcattctcttgtaagttgggttgggaaAAGTTGggttttgacaaaaaaaattgtaaaaatacgcCTTGCCAAAAAAATAATAAGCCTGGCGGGAAAGTCCACCCCGCCTCGCCAAAACCCGTGGTTTAAGCGGTGCGGATTAGACAGACTTTTGATATTTGGCGGTCTTAATTTTTCAGCCCAACCCActttttttggcgggttacgcggaCCGATCCGacgggtttaggcccgtttgccactcTTAGCTAGACCACATGAGCCCACCGGTACTCGCTATTGGCTAATGGCTACGTTGGTTTGATTTAACTATTTAAGAGCGAGAAAGGAAATATGACACCGTTTTAGGTTTAAATCTCGCGCGCAACTCTTCTCGACACATTTGGAGCCAAATGAGAGAGTGATCAAAGAAGAAGAGGGAGCAAAATGGTTCAAGTGTGTTTCGTTCTGGATCTGCGCAGCTTGGCACCTCCATTGCTGAGAGACCTTAAGCAGGTACATACCTTCAACTTCCTTCTCCCTATATGATTCGTACGCTTTCTTCCGTCGCTTGCTATCTTTTGAGCCTCTCTAACAATCATCTGAGCTGCGAAGAACACGCAACGGCACCGTTCCATATAAATATTGATCTCTTATTCTTCTTTTGGTCAATTTTCAGTCCCTGCTTCAACTCGCCAATTTCTATGCCGTTTCAACTTCTTCCTCGTTACTTGGCCGCAAATCAACCGCTGTTACCGATAAGATCGGCTTGTGCTACGTTTTCAAGAATCGCTTATCTTCGTCCGACGATGTACTCTTTCAGACTTTCACTAGCACCGATTTAtctatttagttatttattttcagTTTGTGATTTGATTGACAAATTCGAAATGCACGAGTCACAATGCATAGCAATTTACAATCCATGCGAGCGAGTAATAGAGACTGAATCGGGTGATAATGTAGTTAAAGATCGCGTATACTCCCAGGGGAAACTTCAACCTACGCGATTTCCACCACGCTGTTAACAACCTGCCTTCCGATGCTTTTCTTCCCGATGCCTATATCAGTTCCGGTGCTCTCTTTGTCTCTTTCTCTATGAGCAATTTAGATTTTCCTTTTCTGTTAGAAACAGCGTATATGTATTGAGTAATTTGGTCATTTATGTTCAGATGTGATGATTTCGACAGTTTTGAGCGATAAAGTATTGTATTCATGGCAAGGGAAAGATATTGAGAGAAAAGTAATCTTTGTAACTTCGAGCTTGCCGGAAGATGTGGACTCTATAATGCAAAAAAGCCTGATGGTGAGCAGTTCTATTCGTGACATGCGTTTTGTGCTTTAATGTGTTTCGTGATGAACTTGATTACAAAACTTAAGACTGCacttttttttccctttcaaAAGGATGCTGCAGATAAATGTGTTTCAGTTGATTTTGCTGTATTTCAGCAAAAGTCAAGTCATCTGACGGATACGCGTGAAAACATTCACAATTTTCGTCGTGGTATTTCTCATCTTGATAATTGCTCAATTCAGACCTATATTCCAGGTTAAGTACTCTTACTATGTTTGCTCTAGGGATTAGGATATAGGCATTTGGACTATGGCACTTGTGGaacataaagaaataaaatatctCTTGCAGACCTGAGAAGTTTATGGGAATCGTTTTGGAAAATTGCAGATTTCAGAGTGTTACACAGCCTAGTTAAAAGATGGTTGCGGGTTTTGAAGGATGACATGGAGGAGCCACTCTTAGCTCGTCTTACTTTCAAAGACAATCTTTTGGATTCTGTGAACCATATATTCTTCAACCTGTTTGCACTAGTCAATCCAATGACAAGCAGCTTCAGTCAGTGTCAGGTAATGGTATTCCAAATCCAATGGGATAAACCACTTCCCCAATCCTCATATGTATGTTGGAACATAGGAAACCATGTTGTTGTAGGCCAAAATAATGTCAATGCTTTAATTCCTGTTAGTTCTGCCTTTGGAAAGTCCTTTACAGCATTTATCATGAAATCTCGTGGAATATAGTGGTTACAGATCCCCCTAaacaaaaaaaactttttttttctcttttagatTTCAGTTCCACTCATTTCAAGGAATTAAGAGATgcgtttattattggaattgtaCAGACATGCAGATGTCATGGTATTCCTTTAGGGGATGATGAAAAAAATATCAATTTCTCTTGCCCCATCACAGGCTGCAATCTGGACACATGTGATCGTATTCAGAATTCTGTTAGAGTTGGGGAAAAAACAGTTCTTTTTCTTCCCTCATTCCACAATTCCCAGATGTTCAAGCAAATTACTTCACCAATTGACATGACTGTTAGTGAGAGGGTAAAATTGACATCTCTTGATGAAGGTTTGCATTTTGTTTATTCCAATTCATTTATGTCTTGATTTTATAGCATTATGCAACATGATTTCCTTCCCactcctctctttttttttgacaCATTTCAATTAACTGCAACAAGCACTGGTGGTAATTAATACAACCTGGAGCGGTTTCTGTTTGGTTGAGTGATTGCACAATCAAATTGATCTATCTAATATATACAATAGTAACCTATTGGAAAGTAAGACAAAACCTTCACTTCATTTCGTTGACTTCTTCCTCCTCTGATCTTTAACTTCAATTTGTTGAGGCATATTCCAAACCAATTTCAATTTGGTTCCTTTTTCACCATCTACTCAGTTCTAAGTTATAACCAAGAAGAAAGCTTATTTCTGTATGTTAAATATAAATGTAGGTCTAATTATGGGCACATCCTTTGTTGTGATTCCTTCTCCTTATCATGTGATTGAAGGCACTTCAGATGATGCAGATCAGGCAGATTTGAATTCTCAAAGTGTGTTTACTACTTTGAATTGTTTTTGCTCAATGCTTATTGTTAAGCTCTTCTTCATAACGTTCTTGTTTCTTCCATTGTTCTGAGCATGACTACATTTTGGCAGTTTTTCGAGGTCTTTCTGGTGTTTTATATTCAATGGACCAAGGTTTAATCTGCTCCTCAAATTGTGATTTGGAAACAATGGCGGAGGCTGCTTATCGCTGCTACTACGTTATGCAACCATCAAATAATGGGCCAATGCTTTTGAGGGTGAGAATTACTGCCGTTTGCTCTATATCTCTAATTCTCTATTGTGTTCCGCACACACATTTAAATGGCAGTAACTAGCTAGTAACTATCCCTGTGCCGTTCTAATCTATTATTGATGTGTGACATAGAATGTAGGTATACTGATGACTGTATAATTAATGTGCATATAACATGCAGCGGGTGGCAGGGGCAGAAGAAGTTTTACGGGTTCCTGATGAAGGATTAGTTGATTCATTGGTTAATAAGGAAATTGAGAATTCTGTTCAAGCCTGTCTGCTAAAGGTTTGTTTTAAACATTTTGATGAAGAATTGTTTGGTTTTCCTTTTCCTCTTAGATGAATACTGATGAAGAACAATGCCATTGGCATTATTTTGTTGGAGCAGtgattttaccaaattttttatattgaatGCGTACAATGCAAAAGTGATTAAGTTCCATGTAATCTGGAATGGTGAAACCACAAATTGCTTGCAGATTAATCTAACAGACTATGATCCACTGCTACATGAAGGAGGCTTTCATCAGAAACTAAATTTTCTTGTCAAAGAAAGCCTACAATCGGGGTG contains the following coding sequences:
- the LOC107633543 gene encoding uncharacterized protein LOC107633543, translating into MVQVCFVLDLRSLAPPLLRDLKQSLLQLANFYAVSTSSSLLGRKSTAVTDKIGLCYVFKNRLSSSDDLKIAYTPRGNFNLRDFHHAVNNLPSDAFLPDAYISSDVMISTVLSDKVLYSWQGKDIERKVIFVTSSLPEDVDSIMQKSLMDAADKCVSVDFAVFQQKSSHLTDTRENIHNFRRGISHLDNCSIQTYIPDFRVLHSLVKRWLRVLKDDMEEPLLARLTFKDNLLDSVNHIFFNLFALVNPMTSSFSQCQTCRCHGIPLGDDEKNINFSCPITGCNLDTCDRIQNSVRVGEKTVLFLPSFHNSQMFKQITSPIDMTVSERVKLTSLDEGLIMGTSFVVIPSPYHVIEGTSDDADQADLNSQIFRGLSGVLYSMDQGLICSSNCDLETMAEAAYRCYYVMQPSNNGPMLLRRVAGAEEVLRVPDEGLVDSLVNKEIENSVQACLLKINLTDYDPLLHEGGFHQKLNFLVKESLQSGSVFPILEGEFSELSSIRQPPSDVIGKAESSIDAAVVDKETLPLDVTGQDDKTIACITEEWKQLVVNEDPKLYSPSCTSKALSDQPTLSPRVGNRQLDRETSRILERLEVPRPLKAKAASPVLNENCMKNASVPVKKPLVPCQPNQGTQEVSVGSQLMKPNFQKQKRKHR